One Danio rerio strain Tuebingen ecotype United States chromosome 22, GRCz12tu, whole genome shotgun sequence genomic window carries:
- the LOC100151486 gene encoding uncharacterized protein, which produces MHLFLVLPLVLKVQSISMGHNVTCDCICHEGFKSAYCSNNNITQLPIALPPFTETLNLSHNHLNTIPPRAFNTTRKLHFLYLNDNNISMLADGAFFLLEGLRWLDLSRNQILSLSEGFSKGLSSLQGLSLAENRLTSMDSSYFLHMDSLQRLNLSHNSIHTIKMRAFGSISTLRQLQLDWNKITILNNGIFSMLRNLEDLNLHHNQIHSLDVGVLSPLTSLGKLDLTNNNLSTIQFKTFLSLNTYSTHIMLRGNPWRCDCDLQRVFQKLCNVKRLFLDDYDSLTCYSFNDEFNGNHTVFKAVELCVAEMVTVLVITITVVITVVAAIVMAEKKRKKKNKEKHWTEVGEVSCGSQD; this is translated from the coding sequence ATGCATCTGTTCTTAGTTCTTCCCCTGGTGCTGAAAGTCCAGTCTATCTCCATGGGCCACAATGTCACCTGTGACTGTATCTGCCATGAGGGATTCAAAAGTGCTTACTGCTCCAACAATAATATCACCCAACTGCCCATCGCTCTTCCACCATTCACAGAAACCCTGAATCTGTCCCACAACCACCTGAACACCATCCCCCCACGAGCCTTCAACACCACACGAAAACTGCATTTCCTTTACCTGAACGACAACAATATTAGCATGTTAGCAGACGGGGCGTTCTTTCTACTGGAAGGTCTTAGGTGGTTGGACTTGAGTCGAAATCAAATATTATCCTTAAGTGAAGGGTTTTCAAAGGGTCTCAGTTCCCTTCAAGGTCTTTCACTGGCTGAGAACAGATTAACCAGCATGGATAGCAGTTATTTTCTCCACATGGACTCATTACAAAGACTCAATCTCAGCCATAACTCCATCCACACCATCAAAATGAGGGCGTTTGGGTCCATAAGTACGCTACGCCAGCTACAACTTGACTGGAACAAAATAACGATCCTCAATAATGGTATCTTTTCCATGCTGCGAAATCTTGAAGACTTAAATTTGCATCACAACCAGATACATAGCTTGGACGTCGGGGTACTTTCACCATTGACCAGCCTTGGTAAACTAGACCTTACCAACAACAACCTCTCCACGATTCAATTCAAGACCTTCTTGAGTCTCAACACGTACAGCACTCACATAATGCTGCGGGGAAACCCCTGGCGGTGTGACTGCGATCTCCAACGAGTCTTCCAGAAGCTCTGTAACGTCAAACGGCTCTTTCTGGATGACTACGACAGCCTCACTTGCTACTCATTTAACGACGAATTTAACGGAAACCACACTGTTTTTAAAGCGGTTGAGCTCTGTGTTGCAGAGATGGTTACTGTCCTGGTCATTACAATCACTGTGGTCATCACGGTTGTGGCGGCAATTGTCATGGcggagaaaaaaaggaaaaagaagaaCAAGGAAAAGCATTGGACGGAAGTCGGCGAGGTGTCCTGTGGATCACAagactga